A window from Leguminivora glycinivorella isolate SPB_JAAS2020 chromosome 16, LegGlyc_1.1, whole genome shotgun sequence encodes these proteins:
- the LOC125234827 gene encoding uncharacterized protein LOC125234827 translates to MVLLKVLADEIESFKRFREKSEPIYIFIHRNKITKLLRGVNAIKLGEIARKELEYHRRVQAGEEIDRQTFDLDEATPEELEWKQEIIKERENEIKSYEAIRAVQHDLRKRRRAELMVPHLQNLNFVLFWPQSRHAHFELYERWDLNNIIMVGREELQLDEYKARDILYNGDAPINEASMYALLAAPALAICFRCLDDDVNFTTLVRKILYEYIEPLDPAKPMSDQPIQKTAFNHYKSNSLTREQIWQKRREDRQKQKEEAIERRARRLSEMQRLARQAIEQVLESRRLAKEQQKLHLLKIGDLDGLEKLKAEPDDEKVDIEIPEELPDDEEEIDTEVVEDENEYFPPPGLLIPGFYAPPNEIAKANGLHILFPKLVSERVEPEPEFLPPHVVAMLEIRKRYKAIAALTPRRQAVIHMGIFKATGPYDAVHIAYSVAQYDEIKEQFDEDSIMIAFMLSLKSDLALLELMDLTPAHVSRDELAGEIEATRLFPVYYCDSREFEDFEPTANS, encoded by the exons ATTTAGAGAGAAAAGTGAACCGatctatatttttatacat cGAAATAAAATAACGAAACTCCTTCGAGGTGTGAATGCGATCAAGCTAGGAGAAATAGCGAGGAAAGAATTGGAATATCATAGGAGAGTGCAAGCGGGCGAagagatagacagacagacgttcGACTTGGATGAGGCTACGCCTGAGGAGCTG GAGTGGAAGCAAGAGATTATAAAAGAGCGAGAGAACGAGATTAAATCATATGAAGCAATAAg AGCTGTGCAGCATGATTTGCGCAAACGCCGCCGCGCAGAGCTGATGGTGCCGCACCTCCAAAACCTGAACTTCGTGCTTTTCTGGCCACAGTCCAGGCATGCGCACTTTGAACTGTACGAGCGATGGGACTTGAACA ATATCATAATGGTTGGCCGCGAAGAGTTACAACTTGACGAGTATAAAGCCAGAGACATCCTGTACAATGGCGATGCACCAATCAACGAAGCTTCTATGTATGCTCTACTCGCGGCCCCTGCCTTGGCCATCTGTTTCAGATGTCTGGACGATGACGTTAATTTTACCA CTTTAGTCCGTAAAATCCTCTACGAATACATAGAACCGCTGGACCCAGCCAAACCCATGAGCGACCAACCTATCCAGAAGACTGCCTTCAACCACTACAAATCCAACAGTCTGACGAGGGAACAGATTTGGCAGAAACGACGTGAAGACAGACAGAAACAGAAG GAAGAAGCGATAGAACGGCGCGCTCGACGCTTGTCAGAAATGCAGCGGCTTGCTCGGCAGGCGATAGAACAAGTCTTGGAGTCCCGGAGGCTCGCTAAAGAACAGCAGAAGTTGCACTTATTGAAGATCGGG GATCTTGATGGCCTTGAAAAACTGAAAGCAGAGCCTGATGATGAAAAAGTGGATATAGAAATACCAGAG GAGTTACCCGATGATGAAGAAGAGATTGACACGGAGGTGGTTGAGGATGAAAACGAGTACTTTCCCCCGCCCGGGTTACTGATACCTGGGTTCTACGCGCCACCCAACGAAATCGCTAAGGCGAATGGCCTGCATATATTGTTTCCTAAA CTGGTGTCGGAGCGAGTGGAGCCAGAACCGGAGTTCTTACCACCCCACGTGGTCGCCATGTTAGAAATCAGAAAGCGGTATAAAGCCATCGCCGCGCTGACTCCGCGGAGACAAGCTGTTATACAC ATGGGAATATTCAAAGCTACGGGACCGTACGACGCTGTACACATAGCCTACAGTGTGGCGCAATATGACGAAATCAAAGAACAATTTGATGA AGATTCAATAATGATAGCCTTCATGTTGTCACTAAAGTCGGACTTGGCGCTGCTTGAGCTGATGGATCTAACCCCGGCCCATGTGAGCCGAGACGAACTTGCCGGCGAG ATAGAGGCGACCCGATTGTTCCCGGTCTACTACTGCGATTCTAGGGAGTTCGAAGACTTTGAACCGACAGCTAATTCGTAG
- the LOC125234853 gene encoding transforming growth factor beta activator LRRC33-like has translation MDSKCLYVFIFLFPIWSASTICMIKDRSECTYTVVCEGHAGSANNPSCDFDPFVNFIIKDSVVETLTTAFFGSTNFDSRVRRIQAVNNNWSNIESFAFKYYTKCIDMDLSNNNIKNIKNDAFKNLFVLESLNLSQNFIEHLNPSALAISEISVNKLNTLDLSNNLLTEISSEALSKLTNLKSLYLQNNRLKILADDCFNSLKVLSILNLQNNELTAINVTLIHLKNLKTLDLAFNHLLRLVGFELNRLDSLAYLNMTYNDIEQIESNCFNQAFSLISIDLSNNKIKSPIENVMFINNNRLEHLNLFNNSIEEIQDDAFKHNVLISLNLKKNNLKGEITSQTFNGISNVQSLDLSNQSITAIRQNAFLPATSLLHLNLSSNAISTLENSSFSPSLPLTVLDVSYNLLTSLEFLNGDLLNLTEFYATNNNLTSIAKGTFLNHTNLKKLDLSMNFIITLDQLSLPLQNLQYLNMTGNLLKGSLKSDVISPSKYLRFLDFSNFKFKKVDNEAFIDSPLLARVNLSYNAIENIGINNFMNMENLYSLDLSYNKLKKFQTNNSVLLNLKALYLNHNRLKTIANAFSNISNVIYLDISDNVISDLSIPLFQTLQDLRVLRLSNNKVEKFNNPQTNSLTKLMTLSLSSNSLINLDLSYFPDLVNVDLSNNTINYINSSFFRNLDHLQSIDLSLNNIANLTPGTFQSLKILKLLNLSSNSITNLRYGSFKGLGRAEVIDLSRNSIHVLDVDVFHECTELKQLIIDYNFITQLEFERLVMTVTKLNALSLGGNPIKCKEIVRNYNSGIGGRRVEVTSIDKVFEEDNVHGIWCGNGTVVNTVSTPVAPKYASASSSTSVFFVWCALLTVLVLVVGFASYMYRRKGLSILTDTRSLRSTVQFGSTENHSNLLI, from the exons ATGGATTCTAAGTGTTTGT ATGTATTCATCTTCCTATTCCCCATATGGAGCGCTTCGACAATATGTATGATAAAAGACCGTAGCGAGTGCACCTACACTGTAGTCTGCGAGGGTCACGCCGGCAGCGCCAACAACCCTTCCTGTGACTTTGACCCCTTCGTCAACTTCATCATCAAGGACTCCGTCGTCGAAACCCTCACCACCGCCTTCTTCGGCTCCACTAACTTTGACTCCAGGGTCAGGCGCATCCAAGCGGTCAACAACAACTGGTCCAACATCGAGTCCTTCGCCTTCAAATACTACACCAAGTGCATTGACATGGACCTCTCCAACAATAACATCAAGAATATCAAAAACGACGCCTTCAAGAACTTGTTCGTCCTTGAATCTTTGAACTTATCCCAAAATTTCATAGAACATTTAAACCCATCTGCGTTAGCGATTTCGGAAATCAGTGTCAACAAATTAAACACACTGGATCTTTCAAATAACTTATTAACGGAGATTAGCAGTGAGGCTCTTAGCAAGTTAACCAACCTCAAGAGTTTGTATTTGCAAAACAACAGGCTAAAAATATTGGCAGACGATTGCTTTAAttctttaaaagttttaagtatATTAAACTTGCAAAATAATGAGCTAACGGCTATAAATGTAACACTAATCCACTTGAAGAATCTGAAAACACTGGATTTGGCGTTCAATCATCTGTTAAGATTGGTAGGATTCGAACTAAACCGATTAGACTCCCTTGCTTATTTAAACATGACTTATAACGATATTGAACAAATCGAATCGAATTGCTTCAATCAAGCATTCAGCCTCATATCGATAGACTTGagcaacaacaaaattaaatcgCCTATAGAAAATGTAATGTTCATTAATAACAATCGTTTAGAacatttaaatttgtttaataaTAGTATTGAAGAAATACAGGATGATGCATTTAAACATAACGTTTTAATTTCGCTAAATTTGAAGAAAAATAACTTGAAAGGGGAGATAACTAGTCAAACATTCAATGGAATATCAAACGTACAAAGTCTCGATTTATCCAATCAGAGTATAACAGCCATAAGACAAAACGCATTTCTTCCAGCAACTAGTCTTCTTCATTTAAACTTGAGTAGTAATGCTATAAGTACTCTCGAAAATTCCAGTTTCTCACCTTCACTACCCCTAACAGTTTTAGATGTTTCATACAATCTGTTAACATCTCTAGAGTTTTTAAATGGGGATTTATTAAATCTTACTGAATTCTACGCGACTAACAACAATCTTACATCTATAGCAAAAGGTACCTTTCTTAATCACACGAATTTGAAGAAGTTGGACCTGTCAATGAATTTCATCATTACCCTAGATCAATTGTCTTTACCTCTTCAGAATTTGCAGTATCTAAATATGACTGGCAATCTTTTGAAGGGGTCTCTCAAAAGTGACGTGATAAGCCCTTCAAAGTATCTCCGATTTTTGGACTTCAGCAACTTCAAGTTTAAAAAAGTTGATAATGAAGCATTTATTGATTCTCCTTTACTTGCTAGAGTGAACCTATCGTACAATGCAATCGAGAATATTggtataaataattttatgaatatgGAAAATTTGTATAGCTTGGATTTATCATATAACAAACTGAAAAAGTTTCAAACAAACAATAGCGTTTTATTAAATCTTAAAGCCTTGTACCTAAACCACAACCGTCTCAAAACTATCGCGAATGCGTTTTCAAATATATCAAATGTAATATATCTCGATATATCTGATAACGTTATATCTGATCTCTCCATTCCATTATTCCAAACATTACAAGATTTGCGTGTTTTGCGTCTTTCAAATAATAAGGTGGAAAAATTTAACAATCCGCAAACGAACTCTCTTACTAAATTGATGACTTTAAGTCTTTCTTCAAACTCTTTGATTAACTTGGACTTGAGCTATTTTCCTGATTTAGTCAACGTCGATTTGAGCAACAACACCATTAACTACATCAACAGCTCTTTTTTCCGAAACTTAGACCATTTGCAATCCATCGATTTAAGCCTTAACAATATAGCAAACTTAACTCCAGGCACATTCCAAAGtcttaaaattttaaaacttttaaatttGTCTTCCAATTCGATCACGAATTTGCGCTACGGGAGTTTTAAGGGGCTCGGGAGAGCCGAGGTGATAGACTTATCTCGAAACTCGATACATGTGTTGGATGTGGATGTCTTTCACGAGTGCACAGAGCTGAAACAACTGATAATTGACTACAACTTCATTACACAACTCGAGTTCGAACGATTGGTTATGACTGTGACGAAGCTGAATGCTCTAAGTTTGGGTGGCAACCCTATTAAGTGTAAGGAGATAGTTCGAAATTACAATTCAGGCATTGGAGGGCGGCGAGTGGAGGTGACTTCTATAGACAAAGTCTTTGAAGAAGATAATGTGCACGGCATTTGGTGTGGTAATGGGACAGTTGTCAATACAGTGAGTACCCCTGTGGCCCCAAAATACGCGAGCGCCTCAAGTTCCACTAGTGTGTTCTTTGTGTGGTGTGCGCTGCTGACAGTTTTGGTCCTGGTAGTTGGTTTTGCCAGTTACATGTATAGACGAAAAGGTTTGTCGATTTTAACAGACACTAGAAGCCTGAGAAGCACAGTACAGTTTGGAAGTACTGAAAACCATAGTAACTTATTGATTTAA